One stretch of Nicotiana tabacum cultivar K326 chromosome 18, ASM71507v2, whole genome shotgun sequence DNA includes these proteins:
- the LOC107808675 gene encoding uncharacterized protein LOC107808675, which translates to MRRLWNNWRGSLHMIVKSKPLRDVLKDVPEGVDKSDWEWLVKEHFLSEKFKERSTRNSMNRSKLIMPHHTGSKPIREIIYELGGKDGNPPDMATVFFETHKKDDKLVEPETNEKYAEIQELVRSEPSLTNIEVVERCFGPQCKSHVFGFGGGITAKELKGGNSSKAALLDELNATRKENLSLKRYLDNLESTVARLASKFSSQPLSTPCSSESDTGM; encoded by the exons ATGAGAAGGTTATGGAATAATTGGAGAGGATCATTGCACATGATTGTGAAATCTAAGCCATTGCGCGACGTTCTAAAGGATGTGCCAGAGGGGGTCGACAAGAGTGATTGGGAATGGTTGGTCAAAGAGCACTTCTTATCTGAAAAGTTTAAG GAAAGAAGTACAAGAAACTCAATGAATAGGTCTAAGTTGATTATGCCTCATCATACGGGCAGCAAGCCTATCAGAGAGATTATTTATGAACTG GGAGGCAAAGATGGTAATCCACCAGATATGGCAACTGTTTTCTTTGAGACTCATAAGAAGGACGATAAACTTGTCGAACCTGAAACTAATGAAAAATAT GCTGAAATTCAAGAACTAGTACGATCTGAGCCTTCTCTTACAAATATTGAGGTTGTAGAAAGGTGCTTTGGACCTCAATGCAAGAGCCATGTGTTTGGATTTGGAGGTGGAATAACCGCTAAGGAGTTAAAAGGTGGTAACTCCTCTAAGGCTGCACTGTTGGATGAGTTGAATGCAACTCGAAAAGAAAATCTATCACTAAAAAGATACCTAGATAACTTAGAGAGTACAGTTGCACGACTTGCAAGCAAATTTTCTAGTCAACCTTTATCAACACCATGTTCAAGTGAATCAGATACAGGCATGTGA